A DNA window from Castanea sativa cultivar Marrone di Chiusa Pesio chromosome 7, ASM4071231v1 contains the following coding sequences:
- the LOC142642102 gene encoding thaumatin-like protein 1b — translation MGRFLIFATILTLLTLSFLSEVNSASFKIVNKCRRTIWPGLLSGANTAQLPTTGFTLKPGKSRTLSIPKSWSGRLWARTLCSPDSSTGKFTCLTGDCGSGALQCAGGNAKPPATLAEFTLNGDGGLDFYDVSLVDGYNLPMLVVPQKGTSGGCGATGCLVDLNGACPKELKVVARGTGSVACRSACEAFGDPRYCCSEAYATPDTCGPSLYSLFFKHACPRAYSYAYDDKTSTFTCPNADYLIIFCPEPYTSLQLLGARKDGALLPLVNKTTMYISSHHPNSASFSGK, via the exons ATGGGTCGCTTTCTCATCTTCGCCACTATTCTCACACTTCTCaccctctctttcctctcag AAGTAAACTCTGCTTCGTTCAAGATAGTCAACAAGTGCCGGCGCACGATATGGCCAGGCTTGCTATCTGGCGCCAACACAGCTCAGCTTCCCACCACAGGCTTCACTCTCAAACCGGGCAAGTCCAGGACCCTATCCATACCCAAATCTTGGTCGGGTCGGCTCTGGGCTCGGACCCTTTGCAGCCCGGATTCGTCCACCGGCAAATTCACTTGCCTAACCGGCGACTGTGGCTCCGGAGCGCTACAATGCGCCGGGGGTAACGCTAAACCCCCTGCCACGCTGGCAGAGTTCACACTTAACGGCGATGGGGGTTTAGACTTTTACGACGTTAGTTTAGTTGACGGGTACAACCTCCCAATGCTCGTGGTCCCGCAGAAAGGTACAAGCGGGGGATGCGGGGCCACGGGGTGCCTGGTCGACTTAAACGGCGCGTGCCCGAAGGAGTTAAAGGTCGTGGCGCGTGGCACTGGGAGCGTGGCTTGTAGGAGCGCGTGCGAGGCGTTCGGTGATCCGAGGTATTGTTGTAGTGAGGCCTACGCTACGCCCGACACGTGTGGCCCGTCTTTGTACTCGTTGTTTTTTAAACATGCTTGCCCACGCGCGTATAGCTACGCGTATGATGACAAGACTAGTACTTTCACGTGTCCTAATGCTGACTACTTGATCATCTTTTGCCCCGAGCCTTACACCAG CCTACAATTGCTGGGAGCTCGAAAAGATGGGGCGCTGCTACCGCTTGTGAACAAGACCACAATGTACATATCAAGCCATCATCCAAATAGTGCTTCATTCTCAG GCAAATAG